Sequence from the Miscanthus floridulus cultivar M001 chromosome 16, ASM1932011v1, whole genome shotgun sequence genome:
ATGATTATCGTCTTGGTCGACGCCATGACTTGGTCGAACCCATCATTGACTCAATCGACTCCGTCTTCATCACCGTCTTGCATGTGCCCTTGCTTGTTGACATGTCCAAGTGATAGCCGTCCACGGTCCATCCTCCGATGACCCTTGATCCCTCTATCCAAGCCTTCGTGTCCGCCCTTTATTGCTCCAAGTCCACTACGCATGAACTCTTGCTTGACCTTCTCCATTGCCCACACTGAAAATATGTCATGCACGTATTATGTGCTGCCTCGGACTGACCCCACCGGAATTCTTTGGTCCTATTGCTCCAGGATTCCGGTGCTCTTCTGAGTGGTTTTCTTCATGTCCTTTTGTCAAGGCTTCTATTGTATGGTTTGTTGAACATATTGCTTTTATTGTAAGGTCTTCAATGCTCTTCTTTGATCTTGCTTTGAGGTGTGATTCCTCGATCTTTATTTTAGCCTAGCTCAAGTTCATTTCTTGCATTCATAAGACTAAGTACCTTGTATACTATAGTACTAGTAAACATTGTTAGTTTTTCTAAATTGTGTAAACATTGTTGGTCCTATTGATTGTGTTGCCATTTAATCACTTAAATCACTAGACCCTTGCTCAGGTCTATATTTATAAAGAAAAAATGAACATGCACCATTTGATTAAGATCTAGTACTGGCCCAAAAAATCGGATGCCTATAAAATCCTAAAAATCCTCAGAATCCAGATTAGACAACCCATATCTAAGATACGACTTAGTCGGAACTAGAATACTCTTATCCTATACTTTTCATAAATATTCTTTGGAGACCAAATCTTTCATTATATTTGGCATGAACCTTTTCATCTCCAGAAACGGAGAAGTGGTAGTACTGCATGCCCTGACAGTATCCCAAGATCACAAGCATCCATGCCAGTCCAAAAGCACGGATCGCGCGTCTCCAAGTGGGGAACATTGTTTcgtcaaaaaaagaagaagaagtgggGAACAATGTGGGAGAAAAAAAGGTTCTTGCTGCGGTAGTTGGTCTACAGTTGCACACATGCACATAATGTGACAATCCCCTTCGCAATCGCAAGCATATCTATCTAACCCGGCAGAGACGAAATGAAGGCGTAAGTTGTTGCTGTTGTTCTTGTACCATATATAGCACTAGTTGCAATAGTTTAAGTAGCCTTGGCCTCTtcgcctcctccactcgctccattgtcatccttcttcttgcaCCGTCGTCGACACACCAGCCTTCGATTCTCATAGTCAAAGGTACGGCGAATGCAAATCCTCATTCAAACTTGGCCAACATTTATCCATCCAATATTTGGCTCATCTTTTGATGATTCTCATGCATATCCTTGCTGTTTCAAGAGAGTTTCTGTGTTTACTTTGTTGTCTTGCTTGCAGTTTTTGAGGTGTCACTACTCACTAGTGAGATGACAGATGGGTGAGAACGACAAGGTTGCTTAGAAGTTAACAGATGGCTACTACTACGAGCCAACCGTTTCAAGAAGGGAAGcagcacctgcacctgcaccatGGTGGCCGTGCTCTTCCTTCAGTGTACGGAGGAACGGCTCTGCGGCCGGCCAGCTCGGCGCCGCCGCCTCTGCCCAGGCTGGAGATGCCGTCGTCGTCGAGGAGGTCCCAGACGGAGGCGCAGCAGGCCCTCAAGATCCACAGCGAGGCCGAGAGGCGGCGGCGGGAGAGGATCAATGCTCATCTCGCCACGCTGAGGAGAATGATCCCTGATGCTAGGCAGGTACGTCTGCAGTTTGAATTCGGAGTTTTAAAACGCACAGCTGAACTCCATTTTTTTTAATTACAAAATCAGTTCGTGCAAGCACAGGAGAAGGCATCAGTGCTGCACCACAAATAAAATGATTAACAGCAATGTCACTGTCTGCTCATGAACAGATGGACAAGGCCACCTTGCTAGCCCGGGTGGTTTGCCAACTCAAGGACCTCAAGAAGAAATCGGCCGAAACCACCACGCAGCCACCACTAGCCACTATCCCCGCGGAGGCCAACGGGATCGCCGTCCACTGCTACACCGGCGAGGCCGCCGTCACCGGCTACGGCTACGGGAGGCCGCCGTGGGCGACGTACGTCAGGGCCTCGGTCAGCTGCGACGACCGCCCGGGTCTCCACGCCGACCTCGCCGCCGAGTTCCGCGCCATGAGGCTGAGGCTGCTGAGAGCGGACGTGGCCGCCCTGGGAGGTAGGGCTCAGTGCGACTTCCTGCTGTGCAGAGACGAGGGCGGCGGCGTGGTAAcgagcgccggcggcggcggccgcgtgcTGAGGGCTCTCGAGGAGGGCGTCAGGCAGGCGCTGGCCAGGGCTGCGTTCCCGGAGACGACGCCGTACGGATGCAACGCCACTAGGAGCAGGAGGCAGAGGCTTGTGGGATCATCGCACTGTGTACTGCTTGGTCATGGTCATGGACTCCATGTCGGTGAGCATGCACTACGTCAGAATTGCACTTCACTGCCGATTTAAAATACATCATCActatcggattttgaaccggcataaccataccagcagtgatgagggtaagctatcactgtcagttactacaaaccgacagtgttcttcaacttcactgctggttctttacacaaccggtagagttcagttccaccaataCTGCTGGTTCATAACACCACCGGTAGAg
This genomic interval carries:
- the LOC136514445 gene encoding transcription factor bHLH51-like, with product MATTTSQPFQEGKQHLHLHHGGRALPSVYGGTALRPASSAPPPLPRLEMPSSSRRSQTEAQQALKIHSEAERRRRERINAHLATLRRMIPDARQMDKATLLARVVCQLKDLKKKSAETTTQPPLATIPAEANGIAVHCYTGEAAVTGYGYGRPPWATYVRASVSCDDRPGLHADLAAEFRAMRLRLLRADVAALGGRAQCDFLLCRDEGGGVVTSAGGGGRVLRALEEGVRQALARAAFPETTPYGCNATRSRRQRLVGSSHCVLLGHGHGLHVGEHALRQNCTSLPI